Proteins encoded in a region of the Ptychodera flava strain L36383 chromosome 4, AS_Pfla_20210202, whole genome shotgun sequence genome:
- the LOC139131506 gene encoding histamine N-methyltransferase-like isoform X1: protein MALEVDFLMDNEHEYFKRYRTKSRYRRHTFIEEQQWRLKNTFQNFDFCKGIATSVLSIGTSDGTKDIPIIDALLRRVEIVNYVVIEPSESEINKFKEFVSSKQDNGEWQNVRFTFYQVALQTYLRKAIEAGEKTCFDIILALHCAYFFTDPGQTFVDLYELLKNGGTLFNIMCAGAWEKLLKEVERHVGRRAAPCYGSIELRGILQQRMPALKMKILQRKDDVEVDECFKEDSKDGNEILDFILQIVDVRKNVPKDVVDELLLYLREQCCRTVDGKLYFESGDEDIVIVKE from the exons ATGGCCCTTGAAGTCGACTTCCTGATGGATAACGAACATGAGTATTTTAAAAGATATCGAACGAAGAGTAGGTATAGACGACACACATTCATTGAAGAGCAACAGTGGAGATTGAAAAATACCTTCCAGAATTTTGATTTCTGCAAGGGTATTGCTACGTCAGTGCTCTCCATTGGAACATCAGATG gTACTAAGGACATTCCGATCATTGATGCTCTGCTGAGAAGGGTTGAGATTGTCAACTATGTTGTCATAGAGCCCTCTGAGAGTGAGATTAATAAATTCAAAGAATTCGTCTCGTCTAAACAGGACAACGGGGAATGGCAGAATGTAAGATTTACGTTCTATCAAGTGGCGTTACAGACATATCTTAGGAAAGCAATAGAAGCTGGGGAGAAGACGTGCTTTGATATTATTCTTGCTCTGCACTGTGCATACTTTTTCACAGACCCAGGCCAAACCTTCGTAGACCTCTACGAGCTTCTAAAGAACGGAGGAACATTGTTCAACATAATGTGTGCCG GTGCTTGGGAGAAACTTCTAAAGGAGGTGGAAAGACACGTAGGCCGTCGTGCGGCTCCGTGTTATGGCTCCATAGAGTTACGAGGGATACTGCAGCAGAGAATGCcggccttgaaaatgaaaatcctCCAGAGAAAGGATGATGTAGAGGTTGACGAATGCTTCAAAGAAGATTCCAAAGACGGCAACGAGATTCTTGATTTCATTCTCCAAATAGTCGACGTCAGGAAGAACGTACCGAAAGACGTCGTCGACGAATTGTTGTTGTACCTGAGAGAGCAGTGTTGCCGTACAGTTGATGGCAAGTTGTACTTTGAATCAGGCGACGAAGATATTGTGATCGTGAAAGAATAG
- the LOC139131506 gene encoding histamine N-methyltransferase-like isoform X2, with product MVRGTKDIPIIDALLRRVEIVNYVVIEPSESEINKFKEFVSSKQDNGEWQNVRFTFYQVALQTYLRKAIEAGEKTCFDIILALHCAYFFTDPGQTFVDLYELLKNGGTLFNIMCAGAWEKLLKEVERHVGRRAAPCYGSIELRGILQQRMPALKMKILQRKDDVEVDECFKEDSKDGNEILDFILQIVDVRKNVPKDVVDELLLYLREQCCRTVDGKLYFESGDEDIVIVKE from the exons ATGGTACGTG gTACTAAGGACATTCCGATCATTGATGCTCTGCTGAGAAGGGTTGAGATTGTCAACTATGTTGTCATAGAGCCCTCTGAGAGTGAGATTAATAAATTCAAAGAATTCGTCTCGTCTAAACAGGACAACGGGGAATGGCAGAATGTAAGATTTACGTTCTATCAAGTGGCGTTACAGACATATCTTAGGAAAGCAATAGAAGCTGGGGAGAAGACGTGCTTTGATATTATTCTTGCTCTGCACTGTGCATACTTTTTCACAGACCCAGGCCAAACCTTCGTAGACCTCTACGAGCTTCTAAAGAACGGAGGAACATTGTTCAACATAATGTGTGCCG GTGCTTGGGAGAAACTTCTAAAGGAGGTGGAAAGACACGTAGGCCGTCGTGCGGCTCCGTGTTATGGCTCCATAGAGTTACGAGGGATACTGCAGCAGAGAATGCcggccttgaaaatgaaaatcctCCAGAGAAAGGATGATGTAGAGGTTGACGAATGCTTCAAAGAAGATTCCAAAGACGGCAACGAGATTCTTGATTTCATTCTCCAAATAGTCGACGTCAGGAAGAACGTACCGAAAGACGTCGTCGACGAATTGTTGTTGTACCTGAGAGAGCAGTGTTGCCGTACAGTTGATGGCAAGTTGTACTTTGAATCAGGCGACGAAGATATTGTGATCGTGAAAGAATAG